The Candidatus Nomurabacteria bacterium DNA segment AATAATCTACCCATAAGCGTGAGTGAATTCAAGGGCAAAAAGGTTGTATTACTAGATATCTGGACCTACAGTTGTATAAATTGCCAACGAACTCTCCCCTATTTAAACGACTGGTACAAAAAATACGAAGATGATGGATTAGTTATTATTGGCCTACACACGCCAGAATTTTCTTTTGAGAAAATCCAAAAGAACGTCGAGAAGGCGGTGGAGGATTTCCAGATAAAGTACCCCGTCGTGCTTGATAACGACTTTTCTACTTGGAGCGCTTACAAAAATCAATACTGGCCAAGGAAATACTTAATAGATATTGATGGTTATATTGTCTACAATCACGCTGGAGAGGGACTATACGAAGAAACAGAAATCGCGATCCAGAAGGCACTCAGAGAGAGGGCATCTCGGTTAAACACAGAAATAAAGATGCCGTCAGACGTAGCCAAACCAAAAGATGCTATAACGGTGGAGCCGGGCGGGGTCAAAAGTCCAGAAGTCTATTTTGGTTCGGCCAGGAATCAGCTACTTGCCAACGGTCAAAGCGGTGTCCCGGGCGAACAAGTCTTTTCTCTTCCTATCACAACCTCATTAAACAAATTGTATCTTGATGGGGCCTGGAATCTAACACCGGAATATGCTGAAAACAAGGGAAATGGAAGCATACTCTTCAACTACGAAGCGAAAAACCTTTACATGGCCGCTGGATCAGATAAGGAAATCACTGCGGAGATTTATAGGGATGGCGTATTAATAAAAACAATTAAAATTAAGGAGGAGCGTCTCTATGCCCTGATAGAGGGCCCAGATTATGGAAAACATGTGGTGCAAATCAAAATACCCACAGGCGGTCTCAAGGTCTTCACATTTACTTTCGGCTAACCAACAGCGAGTTTACTCAGAGGCCTGGACAGTTGGCCGCCGGGGTTAATCCCCGATCTTCAGCTTCGGCCTTAGTGCGAAACCAAATTTTATTTTCTTCCTTTATTCTCTTTACTCCCGGGCAACCTGGAAGGTAATACCTAGAACCATTCTTAGAAGCCACAAAGTTACCGCCAGTGGCGGTCGAGTTTACTTGTCCGCTTGATGTTTTATCTGTCCTTTCAAAGTCAACTGACACATTCTCAATCTTTATGGGTTCAGGAGTTTGATAATTAAACTGTTTTTTCCATAAACCAAGAACTAGGCCAAGACCTAGTAAGACAACGAAGATAATCCAGAACTCCTCTCCTCGAGACTTGATTTTTTTTAACAAATCGGCTAGCATATAGTACTAGTTAATTTTAGCAAAATCGCACTATGGCAACAAAGAAAGCGGGCGGTACGGCCAAAAACCTACGTGATTCTAACCCAAAATATTTGGGGGTTAAGCTCTACGGAGGCGAGAAAGCGGGCCCCGGATCAATTATTATCAGACAACGGGGTACCGACTTTCGAGCCGGCAATAACGTCGGTACCGGAAAAGACCATACTCTTTTTGCACTAAGAGCTGGTACTGTCAACTTTACGGAAAAACGGAAAACCCACTTCAACGGTAAACGAAAAAAGGTTAAGACGGTAAACGTTCAATAAGCAGCTTAAACTGGCCTTCAATCGGGCCAGTTTTTAGTTTGATAACTCTCTCCCCCACTGTCTTGATTGGTTCTTCCAGAATAATCATTTCTTCTGGTAAATTAAGGTGCGTCTGCTCTTTCAGCGCCGCCCTAATATCGCGCTCATGTAATCCGGCAAAAAGATGGCCAGTGTCGCTAGCCTTTACGGAAATCTTAACCACTAACCCCTCTAGTTGCTCCAGTGCCCCCTCCAGTAATTCTGTTTGGACCTTAGAAGACATTTCTCGCTGATCTTTTTCCTTTCTAAGTCTTTTCAGATTTTCTTCGGTCGCCGGTAGACCCAAACCACGCGCAATGATTAAGTTCCTCGCAAATCCATCAGACAAATCTTTTACCTCATAAGCTCGCCCCACCTTAGCAACATCTTTAGTTAAAATTATTTTCATGACCTATTTTTATGGAGACAATAAATACTTTACGGCTTGATCGAGGATAGGATCTTCGTCAGCCTTTAGTTTTTTATTCGGATCAAGTTTAACAATAATGTCTGGCGTCAAACCGTCATGTGAAATAGAAACACCGTTCGGTGTAAGCCATTGTGCCACTGTAATTTTCAGAGCACTTTCACTCGTGATTGGCACCAGCTCTTGGACAGATCCCTTGCCAAAAGTCTGTTCACCAATCAACTTTGCTCGTCCGTATTCTGAGAGAGCGCCAGCAAGAATCTCGGATGCTGAAGCACTACCGCCATCAACCAGAATAACCAACTTTAGTTTATCGCTAAAGATGTTGTAACCACGACTGCGATAAACTTGCTCGGTTTTTTTTCCACCCCAGTTTTCTATTACTACTGGTTTTCCAACCGGCAAAAACCAACTGGCTAAGTCAACGGCGGCATCAAGATAGCCACCAGGATTGCCGCGCAAGTCAACAATCATCTTGTCTGTGTCCGATATGATGAAGTCACGGAGGGCATCACGGAAAAGTTCTGGGGCTGTCGCACCGAAGTTAAAAAGCCTAATTAAGAAAATCTTTTCGGGTAATAATTCTGTCTCGATTGTCGGAACTTTAATAATTTCTCGAACAACTTTTATCCGCAACAAACTGTTTTCCCCTTTTCGGCCAATCCCCAACGTGATGACCGTACCCACTTCGCCCCGAATTTTACTTGTCGCCTCTGTAACAGTCATCTTGCCGGTTGGAGCACTGTCAATCTCTATGATTTGATCGCCAGCTTTCAGCCCAGCACGCTTGCCTGGCCCACCCTCTAAGGGAGAAATAACGCTTAGAACTCCATCGCGGACGCCAATCTCAATCCCCAGACCACCAAAACTACCCCGGATATCTTGTTCAA contains these protein-coding regions:
- the rplI gene encoding 50S ribosomal protein L9, yielding MKIILTKDVAKVGRAYEVKDLSDGFARNLIIARGLGLPATEENLKRLRKEKDQREMSSKVQTELLEGALEQLEGLVVKISVKASDTGHLFAGLHERDIRAALKEQTHLNLPEEMIILEEPIKTVGERVIKLKTGPIEGQFKLLIERLPS
- the rpmA gene encoding 50S ribosomal protein L27, whose amino-acid sequence is MATKKAGGTAKNLRDSNPKYLGVKLYGGEKAGPGSIIIRQRGTDFRAGNNVGTGKDHTLFALRAGTVNFTEKRKTHFNGKRKKVKTVNVQ
- a CDS encoding S41 family peptidase, with amino-acid sequence MLRLAKFYQRFFLFVILVIALGVAFWAGGDWRGRQEELLATQPENIDLAPFWKTWKIIDEKFVDTRGTSTEPTTNQDRVWGAISGLVASLGDPYSDFLPPRDKKVFEQDIRGSFGGLGIEIGVRDGVLSVISPLEGGPGKRAGLKAGDQIIEIDSAPTGKMTVTEATSKIRGEVGTVITLGIGRKGENSLLRIKVVREIIKVPTIETELLPEKIFLIRLFNFGATAPELFRDALRDFIISDTDKMIVDLRGNPGGYLDAAVDLASWFLPVGKPVVIENWGGKKTEQVYRSRGYNIFSDKLKLVILVDGGSASASEILAGALSEYGRAKLIGEQTFGKGSVQELVPITSESALKITVAQWLTPNGVSISHDGLTPDIIVKLDPNKKLKADEDPILDQAVKYLLSP